One stretch of Croceibacterium atlanticum DNA includes these proteins:
- the araD1 gene encoding AraD1 family protein, which translates to MKLLCRRLPDGSSQVLASDAGDYRVVPGFTDIRTLAQQAIRANCSIQDIVGAGELGDVVDARDELRKGNLLPPISHPDPAHLWLTGTGLTHLGSAEGRDRMHKAAAAGERLTDSMRIFLEGMEGGKPESGCIGQQPEWFYKGDGAHLVAPEAPLERPAYAQDGGEEPEIAGIYLIGEDGTPYRLGFCLANEYSDHVTEKHNYLWLAHSKLRQASLGPELLLGDLPTNIRGTCRICRAEEVLWEKPFLTGEDNMSHSIANLEHHHFKYPLFRRPGDIHVHFFGTSTASFADGIETQDGDIFEIEAAPFTLPLRNRLRWSEDEEKPCKVAVL; encoded by the coding sequence ATGAAATTGCTTTGCCGCCGTCTGCCCGACGGATCGAGCCAGGTCCTGGCCAGTGACGCGGGCGACTATCGGGTCGTGCCCGGATTCACCGATATCCGAACGCTCGCCCAGCAGGCGATTCGGGCGAATTGTTCAATCCAGGATATCGTCGGGGCGGGCGAATTGGGGGATGTTGTCGATGCCCGGGACGAATTGCGAAAGGGAAACCTGCTTCCGCCAATATCCCATCCCGATCCGGCGCATCTCTGGCTCACCGGGACGGGGCTGACCCATCTCGGAAGCGCCGAGGGCCGCGACAGGATGCACAAGGCCGCAGCGGCGGGAGAGCGGCTGACCGATTCCATGCGCATATTCCTGGAAGGAATGGAGGGCGGCAAGCCAGAGAGCGGTTGCATCGGCCAGCAGCCCGAATGGTTCTACAAGGGTGACGGGGCCCATCTGGTCGCCCCCGAAGCGCCGCTGGAACGCCCCGCCTACGCTCAGGACGGGGGGGAAGAGCCTGAAATCGCCGGAATTTACCTGATCGGAGAGGACGGGACGCCCTATCGGCTGGGTTTCTGCCTTGCCAATGAATATTCCGATCACGTGACGGAGAAGCACAATTACCTCTGGCTGGCCCATTCCAAGTTGCGGCAGGCCTCGCTTGGGCCGGAATTATTGCTGGGCGATCTGCCCACGAATATCCGCGGCACCTGCCGCATATGCCGGGCGGAGGAAGTCCTGTGGGAAAAACCCTTCCTGACGGGAGAGGACAATATGTCCCATTCGATTGCCAATCTCGAACATCATCATTTCAAATATCCCCTGTTCCGCCGTCCGGGGGACATTCACGTGCACTTCTTCGGCACGTCCACCGCCAGCTTCGCGGATGGCATCGAGACGCAGGACGGCGATATATTCGAGATAGAGGCCGCGCCCTTCACTCTCCCGCTGCGCAACAGGCTCCGCTGGAGCGAAGATGAGGAAAAGCCGTGCAAGGTCGCGGTTCTTTGA
- a CDS encoding Gfo/Idh/MocA family protein, whose protein sequence is MSARPILIAIIGFGKIAHDQHVPAIRDNASFQLVATVDPGEACLPDVPHFPTIEDLLGSDCEVDAIAICTPPQIRQRIAQTAIMAGKHVLLEKPPCATLAEIAALEQSAQDHAISLFTAWHSRFAAGVAPAKAWLADKQIRSVKIDWREDVRVWHPGQTWIWDAGGFGVFDPGINALSIATEILPRPLLLRRGALQFPANCDAPVSGQIELEDSGGMPVALNLDFLQTGPQTWDIAVETDGGTLILQQGGAVMHTPEGTHHGEDCEYPAIYRHFADAIRQGRCDVDIAPLRLVADAFLRCRFERVEPFYE, encoded by the coding sequence TTGAGCGCCCGGCCGATCCTGATCGCGATCATCGGTTTCGGCAAGATCGCGCATGACCAGCATGTTCCCGCGATCCGCGACAACGCTTCATTTCAGCTGGTGGCGACAGTGGACCCGGGCGAAGCATGTCTTCCCGATGTGCCGCATTTTCCCACTATCGAGGATTTGCTGGGCAGCGATTGCGAAGTCGATGCGATTGCCATCTGCACACCGCCACAGATCCGCCAGCGCATAGCGCAGACAGCAATCATGGCGGGCAAGCATGTGCTTCTGGAAAAGCCCCCATGCGCCACTCTGGCGGAGATCGCCGCGCTGGAACAATCGGCGCAGGACCATGCGATCTCCCTCTTCACCGCCTGGCATTCGCGCTTTGCCGCAGGCGTGGCCCCGGCAAAAGCATGGCTGGCGGACAAGCAGATCCGCTCGGTTAAGATCGACTGGCGGGAAGATGTCAGGGTGTGGCATCCGGGCCAGACATGGATCTGGGACGCTGGCGGCTTTGGCGTGTTCGATCCGGGCATCAATGCCCTGTCCATCGCAACGGAGATACTCCCGCGGCCGCTCTTGCTCCGCCGCGGAGCGCTTCAGTTTCCCGCCAATTGCGATGCGCCGGTTTCAGGACAGATCGAACTGGAAGACAGCGGCGGCATGCCCGTCGCCCTCAATCTCGATTTTCTGCAGACCGGCCCCCAGACCTGGGACATTGCCGTGGAAACGGATGGCGGGACACTTATCCTTCAGCAAGGCGGGGCTGTGATGCACACGCCCGAAGGCACACATCATGGCGAGGATTGCGAATATCCGGCGATATACCGGCATTTTGCCGATGCGATCAGGCAGGGTAGGTGCGATGTGGACATCGCACCCCTGAGGCTGGTGGCCGACGCCTTCCTCCGCTGCCGGTTTGAACGCGTCGAACCCTTTTACGAATAG
- a CDS encoding aldose epimerase family protein: MKAIILGLAAATSLFANPALAADAQRETAGALADGRTVEAVTLSNANGVSARILTYGATLQSLTAPDRDGEPSDITLGYDEAAKYQTHPNYFGVTVGRYANRIAGGQFTLDGKRYQLAQNDGANSLHGGAEGFDKRLWRIISVEEGPVAKLVLGLSSADGDQGYPGSLDVTVTYTLDDHGDLGILFEASSDAPTVVNMTNHALFNLAGQGSGEDAMQHWLMIPASRYTPVDDALIPTGDLEPVSGTVFDFREPRLIAQGLREGANEQIVKGRGYDHNWVLDKGMTAMPELVARLAHSGSGRVLDVLSTEPGVQFYSGNFLDGTVTGKGGTVYRMGDGIALEPQKFPDTPNQPAFGSARVEPGKPYRHAMIYRVYTMPEGMAERP; the protein is encoded by the coding sequence ATGAAAGCGATCATTTTGGGGCTGGCTGCCGCCACAAGCCTTTTCGCGAACCCCGCGCTTGCCGCGGATGCGCAGCGCGAAACTGCCGGCGCACTTGCAGATGGACGGACGGTGGAAGCCGTCACCCTTTCAAATGCGAACGGCGTTTCGGCGCGCATCCTGACATATGGTGCCACGCTGCAATCGCTGACCGCGCCCGACCGGGATGGCGAACCGTCGGATATTACCCTGGGATATGATGAGGCGGCGAAATACCAGACCCATCCCAACTATTTCGGCGTCACCGTGGGGCGCTATGCCAACCGGATCGCCGGTGGTCAGTTCACGCTCGACGGGAAACGCTACCAGCTGGCGCAGAATGACGGTGCCAACTCCCTTCATGGCGGCGCGGAAGGTTTCGACAAGCGGCTGTGGCGCATTATTTCGGTGGAGGAGGGCCCGGTGGCCAAACTGGTCCTTGGCTTGTCCAGCGCCGATGGCGATCAGGGTTATCCCGGCTCTCTGGACGTGACCGTCACCTATACGCTGGACGATCACGGCGATCTGGGCATCCTTTTCGAAGCGTCCAGCGATGCGCCAACCGTCGTCAACATGACCAATCATGCGCTGTTCAACCTGGCCGGGCAGGGATCGGGTGAAGATGCCATGCAGCACTGGCTGATGATCCCGGCGAGCCGTTACACGCCGGTGGACGATGCATTGATACCCACCGGCGATCTGGAGCCTGTGTCCGGAACAGTGTTCGACTTTCGCGAGCCGCGATTGATTGCGCAGGGGCTGCGCGAGGGGGCGAACGAACAAATCGTCAAGGGCCGCGGATATGATCACAACTGGGTTCTGGACAAGGGGATGACGGCGATGCCGGAGCTGGTGGCGCGGCTGGCCCATTCCGGATCAGGGCGCGTGCTGGACGTGCTTTCCACGGAACCGGGCGTGCAATTCTACAGCGGCAATTTCCTCGACGGGACTGTGACCGGGAAGGGCGGCACGGTCTATCGAATGGGAGACGGCATTGCGCTGGAACCTCAGAAATTCCCCGATACGCCGAACCAGCCGGCATTCGGCAGCGCGCGCGTGGAGCCGGGGAAGCCCTATCGCCATGCAATGATCTATCGCGTCTATACCATGCCCGAAGGCATGGCAGAGCGTCCGTAG
- the xylA gene encoding xylose isomerase, protein MSAETDYFAEFPVISFEGEDGENELAYRYYDKDRVVMGKTMEEHLRFSVCMWHTFCWPGSDVFGAGTFDRPWQTEENGAEAAAMKRRTALEFVRKLDLPFYCFHDVDVMEPAATVSEYQTRFGTAVDHLEDLQQITGRKLLWGTANLFSDPRYAAGAATSPDPEVYAWAALQVRSALDATHRLGGSNYVLWGGREGYETLLNTDLGRELDNFGRFLNLVVDHKHRIGFQGAILIEPKPHEPTKHQYDFDTATVYGFLKRYGLEDEVRVNIEANHATLSGHTFEHEIATANALGIFGSIDANRGDHQNGWDTDQFPNSVEEMTLAMIEIIRAGGFTTGGFNFDAKVRRQSVDAEDLFHGHVGGVDVLAKALLNAERIIEDGRIDDFRAQRYAGWDGELGRKIHTDGTSLADIADLAIARNLNPRHRSGRQERLENLVNRFV, encoded by the coding sequence ATGTCCGCCGAAACCGATTATTTCGCTGAATTTCCTGTCATTTCGTTCGAGGGCGAGGATGGCGAAAACGAGCTTGCCTATCGTTATTACGACAAGGATCGCGTCGTGATGGGCAAGACGATGGAAGAGCATCTGCGCTTTTCCGTGTGCATGTGGCACACCTTCTGCTGGCCCGGTTCCGACGTGTTCGGGGCAGGCACATTCGACCGGCCCTGGCAGACGGAAGAAAACGGCGCGGAGGCTGCCGCGATGAAGCGCCGCACGGCTCTTGAATTCGTGCGCAAGCTCGACCTGCCGTTCTATTGCTTCCACGATGTCGACGTGATGGAGCCCGCCGCCACCGTGTCCGAATACCAGACCAGGTTCGGCACGGCGGTGGATCATCTCGAAGATCTCCAGCAGATCACCGGGCGCAAGCTGTTGTGGGGCACGGCGAACCTGTTTTCCGATCCGCGTTATGCTGCCGGTGCCGCCACCAGCCCCGATCCCGAAGTTTATGCCTGGGCGGCATTGCAGGTCCGGTCTGCGCTGGATGCGACGCATCGTCTTGGCGGCAGCAATTACGTGCTGTGGGGTGGCCGCGAGGGTTACGAAACGCTGCTGAACACCGACCTCGGGCGGGAGCTCGATAATTTCGGACGGTTCCTGAATCTGGTGGTCGATCACAAGCACAGGATCGGGTTTCAGGGCGCGATCCTGATCGAGCCGAAGCCGCACGAACCGACCAAGCACCAGTATGATTTCGATACCGCAACGGTTTACGGCTTCCTCAAGCGCTATGGCCTTGAAGACGAAGTGCGTGTGAATATCGAAGCGAACCATGCCACCTTGTCGGGGCACACGTTCGAACATGAAATCGCGACGGCCAATGCGCTGGGCATTTTCGGCTCTATCGATGCCAATCGCGGCGATCACCAGAATGGCTGGGATACGGACCAGTTTCCCAATTCGGTGGAGGAAATGACCCTAGCGATGATCGAGATCATCCGGGCGGGCGGGTTCACCACTGGCGGGTTCAACTTCGACGCCAAGGTGCGCCGCCAGTCCGTGGATGCGGAAGATTTGTTCCACGGCCATGTGGGCGGCGTGGATGTTCTGGCCAAAGCACTGCTGAATGCGGAACGCATCATCGAAGATGGCCGGATCGATGATTTTCGCGCCCAGCGATATGCCGGATGGGATGGGGAGCTGGGGCGCAAAATCCATACCGATGGAACCAGCCTGGCCGACATTGCCGACCTGGCGATTGCCCGCAATCTGAACCCCAGGCACCGTTCCGGCAGGCAGGAAAGGCTGGAAAATCTCGTCAATCGTTTCGTCTAG
- the xylB gene encoding xylulokinase codes for MFLGIDIGTSGVKAVALDESGAVAGQGTAALSVQRPQPSWSEQDPEAWWRATTAAVQALDPALRRAVRGIGIAGQMHGATLLGADDRPLRPAILWNDGRSDAECEELEARVPELRRITGNIAMPGFTAPKLLWVRKNEPDVFGRIETVLLPKDYVRLCMTGDKATDLSDAAGTLWVDVASRSWSEEVLAATGLGLRAMPRLHEGSEQTGSLRAEIAELWGMPRVPVVAGGGDNAAGAVGVGVVRDGDALLSLGTSGVIFVATDEFRPNPDRAVHSFCHCLPGMWHQMSVHLSAASCVDWVARLTGASGAAELFARAEEVGPGSGNELFLPYLSGERTPHNDARVRGAFLGLDHDTDPGRLAQVVLEGVAFALADGLDALRDAGTRVAELSVIGGGARSRYWGSILSAAFEVPLVYLKGGEVGPALGAARLAQLGVDGGNPAHVCARPPVSHRIQPDPSLIERLAHRKSAFREAYPRITPKRGH; via the coding sequence ATGTTCCTCGGCATCGATATAGGGACATCGGGGGTCAAGGCCGTGGCCCTGGACGAAAGCGGTGCGGTGGCCGGACAGGGCACCGCGGCGCTCAGCGTCCAGAGGCCGCAGCCCTCTTGGTCCGAACAGGATCCGGAGGCGTGGTGGCGCGCCACAACCGCTGCCGTGCAGGCCTTGGACCCGGCATTGCGCCGCGCGGTGCGCGGGATCGGCATCGCCGGCCAGATGCACGGTGCGACATTGCTGGGTGCCGATGATCGCCCCCTGCGCCCGGCCATATTATGGAATGATGGCCGTTCGGATGCCGAGTGCGAGGAACTGGAAGCGCGGGTGCCGGAACTGCGGCGTATCACCGGCAATATCGCAATGCCGGGCTTCACCGCGCCGAAACTCCTGTGGGTGCGCAAGAATGAACCGGATGTCTTCGGCAGGATCGAAACAGTCCTTCTGCCCAAGGATTATGTGCGGCTGTGCATGACGGGCGACAAGGCGACGGACCTGTCGGATGCGGCGGGCACTCTGTGGGTCGATGTGGCTTCGAGAAGCTGGAGCGAGGAGGTACTGGCTGCGACCGGACTGGGCCTGCGGGCCATGCCCCGATTGCATGAAGGCAGCGAGCAGACCGGATCGCTGCGTGCAGAAATCGCAGAGCTTTGGGGAATGCCGCGCGTGCCCGTGGTGGCCGGCGGCGGAGACAATGCCGCAGGGGCCGTGGGCGTGGGAGTCGTCAGGGACGGCGACGCGTTGCTTTCCCTCGGCACTTCGGGCGTGATCTTCGTGGCAACGGACGAATTCCGGCCCAACCCCGACCGTGCAGTTCATTCCTTCTGTCACTGCCTGCCGGGCATGTGGCACCAGATGAGCGTCCATCTTTCGGCGGCATCCTGCGTGGACTGGGTCGCCCGCCTCACCGGCGCTTCGGGTGCGGCCGAACTGTTCGCCAGGGCGGAGGAGGTCGGGCCGGGCAGCGGGAACGAACTGTTCCTCCCTTATCTCTCGGGCGAGCGGACGCCGCACAATGATGCCAGGGTTCGCGGGGCATTCCTCGGGCTCGATCACGATACCGATCCCGGCAGGCTGGCGCAGGTGGTGCTGGAAGGAGTCGCCTTTGCCCTTGCCGATGGTCTCGACGCGCTGCGCGATGCCGGCACCCGGGTCGCCGAACTGAGCGTTATCGGAGGCGGCGCGCGGTCCCGATATTGGGGAAGCATCCTGTCGGCCGCATTCGAAGTCCCGCTTGTCTATCTCAAGGGCGGCGAGGTGGGGCCAGCCCTTGGCGCGGCGCGCCTCGCGCAATTGGGGGTGGACGGCGGAAACCCCGCCCATGTCTGCGCCCGCCCCCCGGTATCGCACCGCATCCAGCCCGATCCGTCGCTGATCGAGCGGCTGGCCCATCGCAAATCGGCTTTTCGCGAAGCCTATCCACGTATCACTCCCAAGAGAGGTCACTGA
- a CDS encoding glycoside hydrolase family 43 protein has product MGLVSAAALGLALAGCQDQGEVDPASEAVSGALSPDGRQYLAQPLVSEIYTADPSAHVFDGKIYIYASHDIDAGIADDDLGNQYAMRDYRVLRMGKIGGPVTIGPVALDVEDVPWASQQMWAPDAAYKDGTYYLYFPARDKTEDKNGLGAFRIGVATSKNPMGPFVPEPDYIPGSFSMDPAVFTDDDGTSYMYFGGIWGGQLQRWKDGVYDPNGSDTDLMQDDQPAIPAKVVRMNADMKTFAEPVRDAVIVDEDGNPILGGDHDRRFFEAAWVFKRGGKYYFTYSTGDTHYVNYAIGDTPYGPFTYKGHILEPVQGWTSHHSIVEWDGKWWLFYHDTQLSNQNHLRNVKVTELKFNEDGTIPTIDPFLP; this is encoded by the coding sequence ATGGGTTTGGTTTCGGCCGCAGCACTCGGCCTGGCGCTTGCCGGCTGTCAGGATCAGGGGGAAGTGGATCCCGCATCCGAAGCGGTCAGCGGCGCCTTGTCGCCCGATGGCCGCCAATATCTCGCTCAGCCGCTGGTAAGCGAAATCTACACTGCCGATCCTTCGGCGCATGTGTTTGACGGCAAGATCTATATCTATGCCAGCCACGATATCGACGCCGGGATCGCGGATGACGATCTGGGCAATCAATACGCGATGCGCGATTACCGCGTCCTCCGCATGGGCAAGATCGGCGGCCCCGTCACCATCGGGCCGGTCGCGCTGGATGTGGAGGATGTGCCCTGGGCGTCGCAGCAGATGTGGGCGCCCGATGCCGCCTACAAGGACGGCACCTATTATCTCTACTTCCCCGCGCGCGACAAGACAGAGGACAAGAACGGCCTGGGCGCTTTCCGCATTGGCGTGGCCACATCGAAGAACCCGATGGGCCCCTTCGTCCCGGAACCGGATTATATTCCCGGCAGCTTCTCCATGGATCCCGCCGTATTCACGGATGATGACGGCACCAGCTACATGTATTTCGGCGGAATCTGGGGCGGCCAGTTGCAGCGCTGGAAAGACGGTGTCTACGATCCGAACGGGTCGGATACGGACCTGATGCAGGATGATCAGCCGGCCATTCCGGCCAAGGTCGTGCGCATGAATGCCGACATGAAGACCTTTGCCGAACCGGTGCGCGATGCCGTGATCGTGGACGAGGATGGCAATCCCATACTGGGCGGCGATCACGATCGCCGCTTCTTCGAAGCTGCCTGGGTCTTCAAGCGCGGCGGGAAATACTACTTCACCTATTCCACCGGCGATACGCATTATGTGAACTATGCCATCGGGGACACGCCCTATGGCCCCTTCACCTACAAGGGGCACATCCTCGAACCTGTGCAGGGATGGACGTCGCATCATTCGATTGTCGAATGGGACGGCAAGTGGTGGCTTTTCTACCACGACACGCAGTTGAGCAACCAGAACCACCTGCGCAACGTCAAGGTGACGGAACTGAAGTTCAACGAAGACGGCACGATCCCGACCATCGATCCCTTCCTGCCCTGA
- a CDS encoding alpha-N-arabinofuranosidase: protein MFGSTPIRGLALAVAAIAAPVSAQDKAEGPAATVTIRADEPGPQVHPDVFGQFMEHLGTGIYGGVWVGEDSPIPNDSGYRSDVLQALRDIKVPMVRWPGGCFADEYHWRDGIGAPENRPVKINTNWGGVNEDNSFGTHEFMGFAERLGARTYVSANIGSGTPAETSQWVEYMTAPADTTVLAKEREENGRREPWTVDYLGIGNELWGCGGNMRAEYAADVTNRFITFAKPGTGEMLKIASGPSDANYDWTEAMMKISGPHIDGLALHFYTRPRDEKWEDKGPALGFPESEWASTLDHTQQMDEYITRHSAIMDRYDPEKRVMLAVDEWGTWYDAAPGTNPGFLQQQNSLRDAMVAALNINIFTKHAERVKMAAIAQMVNVLQAMLLTDGPRMVKTPTYHVFDLYQPWQGADSLPVELDSPVYRMDDISIPAVSVSAVRGADGAFHVALVNVDPNAAHPVGLRLEGVDAARVTGRILTASQMDAHNTFDNPGTVAPEPFGGAKISGGAISVTLPPKSIVVLQLR, encoded by the coding sequence ATGTTCGGATCAACTCCGATCCGCGGCCTTGCGCTGGCTGTGGCCGCAATTGCCGCGCCTGTTTCCGCTCAGGATAAGGCGGAAGGACCGGCCGCCACAGTCACTATCAGGGCGGACGAACCGGGCCCGCAGGTCCATCCCGATGTGTTCGGCCAGTTCATGGAACATCTGGGCACCGGGATTTATGGCGGCGTCTGGGTCGGGGAAGACTCGCCGATCCCGAATGACAGCGGCTATCGCAGTGACGTGCTGCAGGCGCTGCGGGATATAAAGGTCCCGATGGTGCGCTGGCCGGGCGGCTGCTTCGCCGATGAATATCACTGGCGTGACGGGATCGGCGCCCCCGAAAACCGGCCGGTGAAGATCAACACCAATTGGGGCGGGGTCAACGAAGACAACAGCTTCGGCACCCATGAATTCATGGGATTTGCCGAACGGCTGGGCGCGCGCACTTATGTGTCAGCCAATATCGGCAGCGGCACGCCCGCCGAAACGTCCCAATGGGTCGAATATATGACGGCGCCCGCCGATACGACTGTGCTGGCCAAGGAACGCGAAGAAAACGGGCGCCGCGAACCGTGGACCGTCGATTACCTCGGCATCGGTAATGAATTATGGGGCTGCGGCGGCAATATGCGGGCCGAATATGCGGCGGATGTCACCAATCGTTTCATCACCTTTGCCAAGCCCGGCACGGGCGAAATGCTGAAGATCGCCAGCGGCCCCTCGGACGCCAATTATGACTGGACCGAGGCCATGATGAAGATCTCCGGCCCGCATATCGATGGGCTTGCCCTTCATTTCTACACCCGGCCGCGGGACGAGAAATGGGAGGACAAGGGGCCGGCACTCGGCTTTCCGGAAAGCGAATGGGCATCCACGCTCGACCATACGCAGCAAATGGATGAATATATCACGCGCCATTCCGCGATCATGGATCGATATGATCCGGAAAAGCGCGTGATGCTGGCAGTGGATGAATGGGGCACCTGGTATGATGCCGCGCCCGGAACCAATCCCGGCTTCCTGCAGCAACAGAACAGCCTGCGGGACGCCATGGTGGCCGCGCTCAACATCAATATTTTCACCAAACATGCCGAGCGGGTGAAGATGGCAGCCATCGCGCAGATGGTGAACGTGCTGCAGGCCATGCTGCTGACCGACGGCCCGCGCATGGTGAAGACGCCCACCTACCACGTGTTCGATCTCTACCAGCCATGGCAGGGGGCAGACAGTCTGCCGGTCGAACTCGATTCGCCCGTCTATCGCATGGATGACATATCCATCCCGGCGGTCAGCGTTTCTGCCGTGCGCGGCGCGGATGGCGCATTCCATGTCGCGCTGGTCAATGTCGATCCGAACGCGGCGCATCCGGTTGGCCTTCGCCTGGAAGGCGTCGATGCCGCCCGGGTTACCGGGCGGATCCTGACCGCAAGCCAGATGGATGCGCATAACACCTTCGACAATCCCGGCACGGTCGCACCAGAACCTTTCGGTGGGGCGAAGATTTCGGGAGGGGCTATTTCCGTCACCCTGCCGCCCAAGTCGATCGTGGTCCTGCAACTCCGCTGA
- a CDS encoding glycoside hydrolase family 95 protein codes for MANTAVLAATAGLSTPRIAGGPARHASRLWYRQPAREWIEALPIGNGRMGAMIFGGIGHERLQLNEDTLWTGGPYDPVSPEAREALPEVRRLVEQGQYAEAEALADAKLIGRPRTQMAYQSFGELRLIFPGPDGEAQAYERELDLDSAIATVRYTRNGIEYRREILASTADDILAIRLSARPRSAWMWNWPASRPKPMSRQMGRSSI; via the coding sequence ATGGCAAATACCGCGGTGCTGGCGGCGACCGCGGGATTATCTACGCCGAGGATTGCGGGAGGGCCTGCCCGCCATGCCTCGCGTCTATGGTACCGGCAGCCGGCGCGCGAATGGATCGAAGCGCTGCCAATCGGCAATGGGCGCATGGGCGCCATGATATTTGGCGGCATCGGGCATGAACGGCTGCAACTGAACGAGGACACGCTGTGGACGGGCGGGCCATATGATCCCGTTTCTCCGGAAGCCAGGGAGGCGCTGCCCGAGGTCCGCCGCCTGGTCGAACAAGGGCAATATGCCGAAGCCGAAGCGCTGGCCGATGCGAAGCTGATCGGCAGGCCGCGCACGCAAATGGCCTATCAGTCATTTGGCGAATTGCGGCTGATCTTTCCGGGCCCGGACGGCGAAGCGCAGGCCTATGAGCGTGAACTGGATCTGGATTCGGCGATTGCCACGGTTCGCTACACCAGGAACGGCATCGAATATCGGCGGGAAATCCTTGCCTCCACAGCCGACGACATCCTGGCGATAAGACTGTCGGCGCGGCCCCGTTCGGCGTGGATGTGGAACTGGCCAGCCAGCAGGCCGAAGCCCATGTCACGGCAGATGGGCCGTTCCTCAATCTGA